From a region of the Cyclopterus lumpus isolate fCycLum1 chromosome 5, fCycLum1.pri, whole genome shotgun sequence genome:
- the pcif1 gene encoding mRNA (2'-O-methyladenosine-N(6)-)-methyltransferase: MSNDSQVSVKGEVAIMPSPSGSASSQEPPLSPSTTSKPPELPDELVQAGWSKCWSRRENRPYYFNRFTNQSLWEVPVLGQHDVISDPLGLNAASSDSGDSNGQRKRRISEEQGAGPNSIKRVKVEPTTPISPSTPGAKPWNSAPEDKPTQPATPTTPSPAPAPAPAVYRPAVIYWDLDAQTNAVIREHPPANHLPPHPEIELQRAQLVTKLRQHYHELCHQREGIDPPRESFNRWLLERKVIDKGHDPLLPSDCEPVISPSMFREIMNDIPIRLSRIKYKEEARKLLFKYAEAAKKMIDSRNASPESRKVVKWNAEDTMSWLRRDHSASKEDYMDRLEHLRQQCGPHLTAVAKDSVEGICSKIYQLSAEYSRRMRQTHLSLLQDPPTEASASPQQSRLVYCYPVRLALPSPPLPRVELHFENDVSCLRFRGEMVKVNRGHFSKLELLYRYSCIDDPRFEKFLSRVWCLLKRYQVMFGSGANEGTGLQGALPVSVFEALIRQFGVSFECFASPLNCYFKQFGSAFPDTDGFFGSRGPFLSFCPVSGSFEANPPFCEELMDIMVTHFEALLEKSSEPLSFIVFVPEWRDPVTPALTRMEGSRFLRHQLNIPAFEHEYRSGSQHICKRDEMYYRAVHGTAVLFLQNDAGFAKWAPTPERLAELMAAYRPSPSRPATLSSPGPAPITPGDKDSTPKAADRTQSEVMSPGGHDDNNNSNTTTTTNDSSNNNNNNNSSSAGSTSSSSSSSSTSPQEKMATV, encoded by the exons ATGTCCAATGACAGCCAGGTATCGGTGAAAGGGGAGGTGGCCATCATGCCGTCTCCCTCTGGCTCCGCCTCATCTCAAGAACCGCCCCTTTCTCCGTCCACCACCTCCAAACCACCTGAGCTCCCag atGAACTGGTCCAGGCTGGATGGTCTAAGTGCTGGTCTCGGAGGGAGAACCGACCGTATTATTTCAACAGATTCACCAATCAGAGCCTGTGGGAGGTGCCAGTGCTGGGTCAGCATGATGTCATC tctgATCCTTTAGGTCTGAATGCGGCTTCGTCAGACAGCGGCGACAGTAACggtcagaggaagaggaggatctCTGAggagcagggggcggggcctaaCAGCATCAAAAGAGTCAAG GTGGAGCCCACCACCCCCATCTCTCCCAGCACCCCTGGGGCCAAACCCTGGAACTCCGCCCCTGAGGACAAACCGACCCAACCGGCGACACCCACGACGCCAAGTCCCGCCCCTGCCCCCGCCCCCGCGGTATACAGGCCAGCTGT tatCTACTGGGATCTGGACGCCCAGACCAACGCGGTGATCCGAGAGCACCCCCCcgccaaccacctgcccccccaCCCTGAGATCGAGCTGCAGAGAGCTCAGCTGGTCACCAAACTCCGGCAACACTACCACGAGCTGTGTCACCAGAGAGAAG GTATTGATCCGCCCCGGGAGTCGTTCAACCGCTGGCTGCTGGAGAGGAAGGTGATCGACAAAGGTCACGACCCCTTGCTGCCGAGCGACTGCGAGCCCGTCATCTCCCCGTCCATGTTCAGAGAGATCATGAACGACATTCCCATCAG GTTGTCGCGTATCAAGTACAAAGAGGAGGCCCGTAAGCTGCTGTTTAAATACGCTGAAGCTGCCAAGAAGATGATTGACTCCAG GAATGCGAGCCCAGAGAGCCGGAAGGTGGTGAAGTGGAACGCTGAAGACACCATGAGCTGGCTGCGCCGAGATCACTCCGCCAGCAAAGAGGACTAcatg gaccgTCTGGAGCACCTGAGACAACAGTGTGGTCCTCACCTCACCGCCGTGGCCAAAGACTCTGTGGAGGGAATCTGCTCCAAGATCTACCAGCTGTCTGCAGAGTACAGCCGCCGGATGAGACAGACACACCTGAGTCTACTCCAGGACCCCCCcacgg aggcCAGTGCGTCCCCCCAGCAGTCCCGGCTGGTCTACTGTTACCCGGTGCGTCTGGCGCTGCCCTCGCCGCCCCTCCCTCGAGTCGAGCTGCACTTTGAGAACGACGTGTCCTGTCTACGCTTCAGAGGGGAGATGGTCAAGGTCAACAGAGGTCACTTCAGCAAACTG gagTTGCTGTACAGGTACAGCTGTATAGACGACCCTCGCTTTGAGAAGTTCCTGTCCAGAGTCTGGTGCCTCCTCAAGAGATACCAG gtgatgTTTGGCAGCGGCGCTAACGAGGGCACCGgcctgcagggggcgctgcCCGTGTCGGTGTTCGAGGCGTTGATCCGACAGTTCGGCGTTTCCTTCGAGTGTTTCGCGTCGCCGCTCAACTGCTACTTCAAACAGTTTGGCTCCGCCTTCCCCGACACCGACGGCTTCTTCGGctccagagg accgttcctgtctttctgtccagtCAGCGGCTCGTTTGAAGCCAACCCTCCGTTCTGTGAAGAGCTGATGGACATCATGGTGACGCACTTTGAG GCGCTTTTGGAGAAGTCCTCCGAGCCGCTGTCCTTCATCGTCTTCGTCCCCGAGTGGCGCGACCCCGTGACCCCGGCTCTGACCCGCATGGAGGGGAGTCGGTTCCTCCGCCACCAGCTGAACATCCCGGCCTTCGAACACGAGTATCGCTCTGGGAGTCAGCACATCTGCAAGAG agACGAGATGTACTACCGGGCGGTGCACGGTACTGCGGTGCTCTTCCTTCAGAACGACGCCGGTTTTGCGAAGTGGGCGCCGACTCCGGAGCGTCTGGCCGAGCTGATGGCGGCGTaccgcccctccccctctcgcCCCGCCACCCTGTCCTCACCTGGCCCCGCCCCTATTACCCCCGGAGACAAAGACTCCACCCCCAAGGCCGCTGATAGGACGCAGAGCGAGGTGATGTCACCTGGTGGCCATGACgataacaacaacagcaacaccaCTACAACCACCAAcgacagcagcaacaacaacaacaacaacaacagtagtaGTGCTGGTAGCAcgagtagcagtagcagcagtagcagcaccAGTCCTCAAGAAAAGATGGCCACCGTGTAA
- the isy1 gene encoding pre-mRNA-splicing factor ISY1 homolog gives MARNAEKAMTALARFRQAQLAEGKVKERRPFLASECSELPKAEKWRRQIISEISKKVAQIQNAGLGEFKIRDLNDEINKLLREKGHWEVRIKELGGPDYARVGPRMLDHEGKEVPGNRGYKYFGAARDLPGVRELFEKEPSPALRKTRGDLMKEVDAEYYGYRDEDDGVLLPLEAKYEKQALLEAVQKWRTEKESRLSGEKQPEEEEEESIYAVHKEEPEDDEENREEQEGEEGGVTFIAHVPVPSQKEVEEALVRRKKMELLQRYASETLQAQSQAAKTLLGL, from the exons atg GCACGTAACGCTGAGAAGGCCAT GACGGCTCTGGCTCGGTTCAGACAGGCTCAGCTGGCGGAGGGGAAAGTCAAG GAGAGGAGACCTTTTCTGGCGTCGGAGTGCAGTGAACTTCCGAAAGCCGAGAAATGGAGACgacag atcaTCAGCGAGATCTCAAAGAAGGTGGCTCAGATCCAGAATG ctggTCTTGGCGAGTTCAAGATTCGGGATCTGAACGATGAGATCAACAAGCTGCTGAGGGAGAAAGGTCACTGGGAGGTCCGGATCAAAGAACTGGGAGGACCGGACTACGcg cgAGTCGGTCCGAGGATGTTGGATCACGAAGGGAAGGAGGTTCCAGGGAACCGAGGGTATAAATACTTTGGAGCAGCCAGAGACCTGCCGGGAGTCAGGGAGCTGTTTGAAAAGGAGC CTTCCCCGGCGCTGAGGAAGACGAGGGGTGACCTGATGAAGGAAGTGGACGCAGAGTATTACGGCTACAGAGACGAAGACGACGGAGTGCTGCTTCCTCTGGAGGCCAAGTACGAGAAACAAg CTTTGTTGGAGGCGGTGCAGAAGTGGAGAACAGAGAAAGAGTCTCGTCTGTCAGGGGAAAAGCAaccggaggaagaggaggaggagagtatCTACGCGGTCCACAAAGAAgag ccagaggatgatgaggagaaccgggaggagcaggagggagaagaggggggaGTCACCTTCATTGCACACGTACCTGTTCCCTCACAGAAAGAG gtggaggaggctCTCgtcaggaggaagaagatggagTTGTTGCAGCGTTACGCCAGTGAGACTCTTCAGGCTCAGAGTCAGGCGGCCAAAACTCTGCTGGGACTGTAA
- the LOC117730444 gene encoding cellular nucleic acid-binding protein-like, which translates to MSSNECYSCHGTGHFARNCPNSGGQGQGRDHKACYNCNNTGHMARDCPNAPEQTCYNCNNPGHISRDCSEPKKVREMICHNCENAGHISRDCKEPKKNDREQLCYNCNSAGHMARDCSSANKQKCHSCGGFGHLQKSCDKVKCNRCGETGHIAVHCSQMSE; encoded by the exons ATGAGCAGCAATGAGTGTTACAGTTGCCATGGCACCGGTCACTTCGCCAGGAACTGTCCAAACTCCGGAGGACAGGGACAAGGGAGAGATCACAAAG CCTGTTATAACTGTAACAACACTGGACACATGGCCAGAGACTGCCCCAATGCCCCCGAGCAGACGTGCTACAACTGCAACAACCCTGGACACATCTCCAGAGACTGCTCCGAGCCCAAGAAGGTGCGAGAGATGATCTGCCACAACTGTGAGAATGCCGGACACATCTCCCGAGACTGCAAGGAGCCCAAGAAGAACGACCGGGAGCAGCTGTGCTACAACTGCAACAGTGCAGGTCACATGGCCAGAGACTGCTCCTCCGCCAACAAGCAGAAGTGCCACTCCTGTGGAGGCTTCGGACACCTGCAGAAGTCCTGCGACAAGGTCAAATGCAACAG gtgtgggGAGACCGGCCATATTGCGGTTCACTGCAGTCAGATGTCGGAGTAG
- the LOC117730441 gene encoding cellular nucleic acid-binding protein-like yields MSSIECYSCHGSGHYAKNCPNAGGQVRDRKDPFCYRCGELGHMARDCEMPEDVCYNCQTTGHISRDCKEPKKEREQKCYNCENTGHLARDCKEPKKNDREQLCYTCNNAGHMARDCPSANKQKCYSCGGFGHLQKSCDKVKCNRCGETGHIAVHCSQTSEENCYTCGKPGHLAKECTTEDTT; encoded by the exons ATGAGCAGTATTGAGTGTTACAGTTGTCACGGCAGTGGTCACTATGCCAAGAACTGTCCAAATGCAGGAGGACAAGTGAGAGATCGCAAAG atcCATTCTGCTATCGCTGCGGGGAGCTCGGACACATGGCCAGAGACTGCGAAATGCCCGAAGACg TCTGTTATAACTGCCAAACAACAGGTCACATCTCCAGAGACTGCAAGGAGCCCAAGAAGGAGCGAGAGCAGAAATGCTACAACTGTGAGAATACTGGACACCTGGCCCGAGACTGCAAGGAGCCCAAGAAGAACGACCGGGAGCAGCTGTGCTACACCTGTAACAACGCAGGTCACATGGCCAGAGACTGCCCCTCCGCCAACAAGCAGAAGTGCTACTCCTGTGGAGGCTTCGGACACCTGCAGAAGTCCTGCGACAAGGTCAAATGCAACAG gtgtgggGAGACCGGCCATATTGCGGTTCACTGCAGTCAGACGTCGGAGGAGAACTGCTATACCTGTGGGAAGCCGGGTCACCTGGCCAAGGAGTGCACCACGGAGGATACCACCTAG
- the zgc:77375 gene encoding haloacid dehalogenase-like hydrolase domain-containing 5 codes for MWCQGFLRQTVRSMSTSRQAGILFDVDGVLLRGGSLIPAARRAFRKLLDRNNDFLFPVVFVTNAGSCQRHHKAQQLSHLLEVQIAPEQVVLSHSPLQMLKSFHDKCVLVSGQGPVTDIANTLGFQKVVSVEQLREHHPLLDMVDHNRRPKLPLSPLQTLPKIEAIILFGEPIRWETNLQLLIDVLLTNGSPGCVYDPQVPAQLPVLACNIDLMWMAEAPSPRFGHGMFLLCLESVYRKMTGRELQYQGLLGKPSLLTYQYAEQLLRLQNHNHKLTTIYAIGDNLMTDIYGANLYNRYLGQQHAAATTTIKLVAQGTGSQVTMAVPELVSAATQCRSILVCTGVYNPRSPLPSDRSDAITEAVLHGHRDLVLELDLVEPNHVVEDVEAAVDLLLQQESSVTSDT; via the exons ATGTGGTGTCAAGGTTTCCTGCGGCAGACGGTCCGATCCATGTCGACCAGCagacag GCGGGCATCCTCTTCGACGTGGACGGCGTTCTGCTTCGCGGCGGCTCGTTGATTCCCGCAGCTCGACGAGCTTTCCGGAAGCTTCTGGACCGAAACAAcgatttcctgtttcctgttgtgTTCGTCACCAACGCTGGAAGCTGTCAGAGGCATCACAAGGCCCAGCAGCTATCTCACCTGCTGGAGGTCCAG ATCGCCCCGGAGCAGGTGGTTCTTTCCCACAGTCCTTTGCAAATGCTGAAGAGTTTCCATGATAAATGCGTCCTGGTGTCAGGACAGGGACCGGTGACGGACATCGCCAACAC TTTGGGTTTTCAGAAGGTCGTGAGCGTCGAGCAGCTCAGAGAACATCACCCCCTGCTGGACATGGTGGACCACAACAGGAGACCCAAACTACCT tTGTCTCCTCTGCAGACTCTCCCGAAGATAGAAG CGATCATCCTGTTCGGAGAGCCAATCCGATGGGAGACCAACCTGCAGCTGCTAATTGACGTGCTCCTGACCAATGGGAGTCCAGGTTGCGTGTACGATCCTCAGGTGCCGGCCCAGTTGCCGGTTCTCGCCTGCAACATAGACCTGATGTGGATGGCTGAGGCCCCATCACCACG GTTTGGTCACGGGATGTTCCTGCTGTGTCTGGAGTCTGTCTACAGGAAGATGACGGGTCGAGAGCTTCAGTACCAGGGGCTGCTGGGAAAACCTAGTCTGCTGACATACCAGTACGCCGAGCAGCTGCTGAGACtgcagaaccacaaccacaagcTCACCACCATCTACGCCATCGG CGACAACCTGATGACTGATATCTACGGTGCTAATCTCTACAACCGCTACCTGGGTCAGCAGCACGCTGCTGCGACAACCACGATCAAGCTAGTGGCCCAGGGAACGGGGAGTCAAGTGACGATGGCGGTGCCGGAGCTGGTGTCTGCTGCTACTCAGTGTCGCTCCATACTG GTGTGCACAGGTGTCTATAACCCTCGTTCCCCGTTGCCTAGCGACCGCAGCGACGCCATCACAGAAGCCGTGTTGCATGGTCACAGAGACCTGGTGCTGGAGCTCGACCTGGTGGAGCCAAATCACGTGGTGGAGGACGTGGAGGCCGCAGttgacctgctgctgcagcaggagagctctgtgacctctgacacTTGA